The Fimbriimonas ginsengisoli Gsoil 348 genome window below encodes:
- the nuoK gene encoding NADH-quinone oxidoreductase subunit NuoK, whose translation MNGVPLAAYLALGLFMFATGVVGVIIRRNPIVIFMCIELMLNAVNLTFLAFAKYQISNVGAADSLAAQRSVVAGQMMVVFVMAVAAAEVAVGLGIIMSIFRLRENVDIDELNLLRG comes from the coding sequence ATGAACGGAGTTCCACTTGCGGCTTATCTGGCGCTCGGCCTGTTCATGTTTGCGACCGGGGTCGTCGGCGTCATCATTCGCCGGAACCCGATCGTGATTTTTATGTGCATCGAGCTGATGCTGAACGCGGTCAACCTTACGTTCCTCGCTTTCGCCAAGTACCAGATTTCGAACGTCGGCGCGGCCGACAGCCTGGCGGCTCAGCGAAGCGTAGTGGCCGGCCAGATGATGGTCGTCTTCGTGATGGCGGTCGCGGCGGCCGAGGTGGCGGTGGGACTGGGGATTATCATGTCGATCTTCCGGCTGCGGGAAAACGTCGACATCGACGAGCTGAATTTGCTTAGAGGCTAA
- a CDS encoding NADH-quinone oxidoreductase subunit J, with the protein MNLGGVEITPNLLLFGALAGAIVLCAIGVVAFNNPIRSALCLVVNFFLLAFVYFSLNAETLGVTQIVVYTGAIMVLFLFVIMLLNLGAPVVLKEKADWKKAAGAILGLGLFAVVGSQVLPHFIGATQPHAMEGFGAPPVIGRALFTDYIFPFEAVSILLLVGIVGSILLAKRRV; encoded by the coding sequence ATGAACCTGGGTGGGGTCGAGATCACCCCGAACTTGTTGCTGTTCGGAGCGCTGGCGGGCGCCATCGTGCTTTGCGCGATTGGGGTCGTGGCGTTTAACAATCCGATCCGGTCCGCGCTTTGCCTGGTGGTGAATTTCTTCCTGCTGGCGTTCGTGTACTTCTCGCTGAACGCGGAAACGCTCGGCGTGACCCAGATCGTGGTTTACACCGGCGCGATCATGGTGCTGTTCCTCTTCGTGATCATGCTGCTCAACCTAGGTGCGCCGGTCGTGCTCAAGGAAAAAGCGGACTGGAAGAAGGCGGCGGGCGCAATCTTGGGGCTTGGGCTCTTCGCGGTGGTTGGTTCGCAGGTTCTGCCGCACTTCATCGGCGCCACGCAGCCGCATGCGATGGAAGGATTTGGAGCGCCGCCGGTAATCGGCCGGGCGCTATTTACGGACTACATTTTCCCGTTCGAAGCGGTGAGCATCCTGTTGCTCGTCGGCATCGTCGGCTCGATCCTGCTGGCAAAGAGGCGCGTATGA
- a CDS encoding complex I subunit 1/NuoH family protein gives MQAIIRIVLFFAPLFMALPVVIWYERRLLAWFQDRFGPNRTGTITFSRTSHLVPGFLRGHKISLWGLPQILADGVKSFFKEDFAPGMVDRLLYFAAPAVFLFPAFMLGGTIPWGPFHVLTPISDIDIGILYILAVSSLGVYGVVLAGYSSNNKYSLLGGLRSSAQLISYELGMGMALAAVVMAAGTLRPTGIVAAQEGPLWGFFPALANWNIFTPYGFVAGIIFLICMIAETNRAPFDLPEAESELVAGYNTEYSTKKWVLFMMGEYVGMLVYGGIFATVFLGGYHLAPFPFAWLAEHYPSTSGLWNTLDYLNGNSWLGIVWFWLKVAVAITGYIWIRATLPRLRYDQLMSLGWKSLLPLAVANLIVVAMWILIDRLYGPVWALGTVVLAAAILIALYKSIHKLNEPEEKKSDERRTVVMNDLPAQKPVLPVEETVPATL, from the coding sequence TTGCAGGCGATCATCCGGATCGTCCTGTTTTTTGCCCCGCTCTTCATGGCCCTTCCGGTGGTCATCTGGTACGAGCGAAGGCTGCTCGCTTGGTTTCAGGATCGCTTTGGCCCGAATCGGACCGGCACGATCACCTTTTCCCGCACCAGCCATCTCGTTCCAGGTTTTCTGCGCGGACATAAGATCTCCCTTTGGGGCCTTCCGCAGATCCTCGCCGACGGCGTGAAGTCGTTCTTCAAGGAAGATTTCGCCCCCGGAATGGTGGACCGGCTGCTGTACTTCGCCGCTCCAGCCGTGTTCCTGTTTCCTGCGTTCATGCTGGGCGGCACGATTCCTTGGGGGCCGTTCCACGTTCTGACGCCGATCTCCGACATCGACATCGGCATCCTCTACATCCTCGCCGTCAGCTCGCTTGGAGTGTACGGAGTGGTGCTCGCGGGTTACAGCTCGAACAACAAGTATTCGCTGCTCGGCGGCCTCCGCAGCTCGGCCCAGCTCATCAGCTACGAACTGGGCATGGGAATGGCGTTGGCGGCGGTGGTGATGGCGGCGGGCACGCTCCGGCCCACCGGCATCGTGGCGGCTCAAGAAGGGCCGCTTTGGGGCTTCTTCCCGGCCCTGGCCAACTGGAACATCTTCACGCCGTACGGATTCGTGGCGGGAATCATCTTCCTCATCTGCATGATCGCAGAGACGAATCGGGCCCCGTTCGACTTGCCCGAAGCGGAGAGCGAGCTCGTGGCCGGCTACAACACGGAGTACTCCACCAAAAAGTGGGTACTCTTCATGATGGGCGAGTACGTGGGAATGCTGGTCTATGGCGGCATTTTCGCCACGGTGTTCCTGGGCGGATACCACCTCGCGCCGTTCCCGTTCGCTTGGCTCGCCGAGCACTACCCGTCCACGAGCGGCCTCTGGAACACGCTCGACTATCTGAACGGAAACAGCTGGCTCGGCATCGTTTGGTTCTGGCTGAAGGTCGCGGTGGCGATCACCGGCTACATCTGGATCCGCGCCACCCTGCCTCGACTCCGCTACGACCAGCTTATGTCGCTGGGGTGGAAGTCGCTGCTGCCGCTTGCGGTGGCAAACCTAATCGTGGTGGCGATGTGGATTCTGATCGACCGCCTCTACGGTCCGGTCTGGGCGCTCGGCACCGTGGTCTTGGCCGCGGCGATCCTTATCGCGCTCTACAAGTCGATCCATAAGTTGAACGAGCCGGAAGAGAAGAAGTCGGACGAGCGGCGAACCGTCGTGATGAACGATCTACCCGCGCAGAAACCGGTTTTGCCGGTGGAGGAAACGGTGCCGGCAACCCTATGA
- a CDS encoding phytanoyl-CoA dioxygenase family protein — translation MISDAQWQQFERDGYLNLGKLLSDEELAGLQKRIDEIMLGEASLDYGRLLMQLDSTTGEYKDAPEQSNGFKGATLAYRKIQNLEHDDLFSAYLRKPVFRDICARAYGPETPIACFRAMFMNKPSHQGTKLPWHQDAWTDLDRQPTITLWTALDPATKANGCVEAIPGSHRGGLINPEHNSGFLSQEQAAEICTPDKVVYLELKPGEVVLLHNWLLHSSDVNRTDVSRRGFSVCYMDANTVSKSGARFEPLFEAVAV, via the coding sequence ATGATCAGCGACGCTCAATGGCAACAGTTCGAACGGGATGGCTATCTGAACTTGGGGAAACTTCTCTCCGACGAGGAGTTAGCGGGACTTCAAAAACGAATCGACGAGATCATGCTCGGGGAAGCCTCTCTGGACTACGGCCGTCTTTTGATGCAGCTCGACAGCACCACCGGCGAGTATAAAGACGCACCGGAACAGAGCAACGGCTTTAAAGGAGCGACCCTCGCCTACCGAAAGATCCAAAACCTGGAGCATGACGACCTCTTTAGCGCCTATCTTCGCAAGCCGGTCTTCCGCGACATCTGCGCCCGAGCATACGGCCCCGAAACGCCCATCGCCTGCTTCCGGGCGATGTTTATGAACAAGCCTTCGCATCAGGGCACGAAGCTGCCGTGGCATCAGGACGCCTGGACCGATCTCGACCGCCAGCCCACGATCACCCTCTGGACCGCCCTCGACCCCGCGACCAAGGCGAACGGCTGCGTGGAGGCGATCCCGGGCAGCCATCGTGGTGGGCTGATCAACCCGGAGCATAATTCCGGCTTCTTGAGTCAAGAGCAAGCCGCCGAAATCTGCACCCCCGACAAGGTCGTGTACCTAGAGTTGAAGCCGGGCGAAGTGGTCTTGCTGCACAACTGGCTGCTCCACAGCTCCGATGTCAATCGGACCGACGTGTCGCGGCGCGGCTTTAGCGTTTGTTACATGGACGCAAATACCGTCTCCAAATCCGGCGCCCGTTTCGAGCCGCTTTTCGAAGCCGTGGCGGTTTAG
- a CDS encoding helix-turn-helix domain-containing protein has translation MLSSGGLDLAFLAASRVPECWQVVDKHLVGYSTIQYMERGAVEIAYDDRRYRCEGPTFWPAHPGPRVYFTSANSRQTWFHRHVAFQGPLVGRWVAEGLWPTAPQAVDDEEFPTKMDRLIEFAKRDDIWSWRRGINLLEGMLLQLAEARAGSARREEWLTDVLRRLDSVPPFEHDFSALATDLAMAPSTLRRRFRAAMGHSLRDHLITTRTVRAKEMLIDTDLTLEAISERLGYGSAAFFSRQFKQSVGVSPSLFRRSRV, from the coding sequence ATGCTCAGTTCAGGCGGTCTCGATCTGGCGTTTCTGGCCGCTTCGCGCGTCCCGGAATGCTGGCAAGTGGTGGACAAACATCTGGTCGGATACTCGACGATCCAGTACATGGAACGAGGCGCGGTCGAGATCGCTTACGACGATCGGCGCTATCGGTGCGAGGGTCCGACGTTCTGGCCCGCTCATCCAGGCCCGAGGGTCTACTTCACCTCCGCCAACAGCCGGCAGACTTGGTTCCACCGGCATGTCGCCTTCCAAGGGCCGCTCGTCGGACGGTGGGTGGCGGAAGGGCTCTGGCCGACGGCGCCCCAGGCCGTCGACGATGAGGAGTTCCCCACCAAAATGGATCGCCTGATCGAGTTCGCCAAGCGTGACGACATTTGGTCGTGGCGGCGCGGGATCAATCTCTTAGAGGGAATGTTGCTGCAGCTCGCCGAGGCCCGGGCCGGTTCCGCTCGGAGGGAGGAGTGGCTAACCGACGTCCTCCGAAGGCTCGATTCCGTGCCGCCGTTTGAGCACGATTTTTCTGCCCTGGCCACCGATCTTGCGATGGCGCCATCCACACTACGCCGCCGTTTTCGAGCCGCGATGGGACACTCGCTGCGCGACCACCTGATCACCACGCGAACCGTCAGGGCAAAGGAGATGCTTATCGACACCGATTTGACTCTGGAAGCGATCTCGGAGCGGCTGGGCTATGGCAGCGCCGCGTTTTTCTCCCGGCAGTTCAAGCAAAGCGTCGGCGTCTCTCCTTCGCTCTTTCGAAGAAGCCGCGTTTAA
- a CDS encoding carbohydrate ABC transporter permease: protein MQSQRNVSLVQKFFVQLALIVFGISFAFPFVWLLSTALKTLPETMKDPPQWIPAQFQWHNFWDAINYGSESVGYVPFEIYARNTLLVCVLVVCGTVASNSVVAYSFARLKWPGRDALFAVTLATMMVPFPVLMVPTFGIFRSLDWIGTFRPLWVPAWFGSAFSIFLLRQFFRTIPFELSEAAKIDGASEWRIFRDVIIPLSKPALAVVALFAFMGAWNDFIGPLIYLLDQKMFTLSLGLQSYQSQNGGTQWNLLMAASTIVILPIIILFFFTQRLFIQGIAVTGLKG from the coding sequence ATGCAGAGTCAGCGAAACGTCTCCCTCGTTCAGAAGTTCTTCGTTCAGCTCGCGCTGATCGTCTTCGGCATCTCGTTTGCGTTCCCCTTCGTGTGGCTCTTATCGACCGCGCTAAAGACGCTCCCGGAGACGATGAAGGATCCGCCTCAGTGGATTCCGGCCCAGTTCCAGTGGCACAACTTCTGGGACGCGATCAACTACGGAAGCGAAAGCGTGGGCTACGTCCCGTTCGAAATCTACGCGCGCAACACGCTTCTCGTATGCGTGCTGGTCGTTTGCGGAACGGTGGCCTCCAACTCGGTCGTCGCCTATTCGTTCGCGCGGCTGAAATGGCCGGGCCGCGACGCGTTGTTCGCGGTAACGCTCGCGACGATGATGGTCCCGTTCCCGGTCCTGATGGTTCCGACGTTCGGCATCTTCCGATCGCTGGACTGGATCGGAACCTTCCGTCCGCTGTGGGTACCGGCTTGGTTTGGCAGCGCGTTCAGCATCTTCCTGCTTCGGCAGTTCTTCCGGACGATCCCATTCGAACTCAGCGAAGCCGCCAAGATCGACGGCGCCAGCGAATGGCGGATCTTCCGCGATGTGATCATTCCGCTGAGCAAGCCGGCCCTGGCCGTGGTGGCATTGTTTGCGTTTATGGGGGCCTGGAACGACTTCATCGGGCCGCTGATCTACCTTCTCGACCAGAAGATGTTCACCCTCTCCCTCGGCCTGCAGTCGTACCAAAGCCAGAACGGAGGAACCCAGTGGAACCTGCTGATGGCGGCGTCGACGATCGTCATTCTGCCGATCATCATCCTCTTCTTCTTTACCCAACGCCTCTTCATTCAAGGCATCGCGGTAACGGGATTGAAAGGTTAA
- a CDS encoding carbohydrate ABC transporter permease: MTSLTKKQAWAGFLFASPWLVGFSVFLAYPLIASMYYSFCDYSVLKPPVPIGFENYRELAGDELFWKALVNTFIYAVMAIPTGMATALILAMLLNAKVKGMAIYRTLFFIPALVPQVSLAVLWLWVLNGEHGVLNVVLAKFHIPGPNWLTQPAWTKPSMVLMSLWGVGNSILIYLASLQDVPQALLEAADLDGANGWQRTKNVTLPMISPVILFNGIMGLIGSLQIFTVPYIMFTNGNPARSSYFYTAYLYDSAFKYHKMGYASAMGWIMFIIILILTFVSLKLSDRHVHYQGS, encoded by the coding sequence ATGACATCTCTCACCAAGAAGCAAGCATGGGCGGGATTTCTGTTCGCCTCCCCGTGGTTGGTCGGCTTTTCCGTCTTCCTCGCCTATCCTCTGATCGCCTCGATGTACTACAGCTTCTGCGACTATTCGGTCTTGAAGCCACCGGTCCCGATCGGGTTCGAGAACTATCGCGAGCTTGCCGGCGACGAGCTCTTTTGGAAGGCGCTCGTCAACACCTTTATTTACGCGGTGATGGCGATTCCGACTGGGATGGCGACTGCCCTGATTCTCGCCATGCTGCTGAACGCCAAGGTGAAAGGGATGGCGATTTATCGCACCCTCTTTTTTATCCCGGCGCTTGTGCCTCAGGTGTCGCTCGCGGTGCTGTGGCTATGGGTATTGAACGGAGAGCATGGAGTGCTCAACGTGGTGCTCGCTAAATTCCACATTCCCGGACCGAACTGGCTGACGCAACCGGCTTGGACTAAGCCGTCGATGGTCCTCATGAGTCTCTGGGGCGTCGGCAACTCTATCCTTATCTACCTGGCGAGCCTTCAGGACGTCCCTCAGGCTCTGTTGGAAGCCGCCGATCTCGACGGGGCCAACGGCTGGCAGCGAACAAAGAATGTTACGTTGCCGATGATTTCGCCGGTAATTCTGTTCAACGGCATCATGGGATTGATTGGCAGCCTGCAGATCTTCACCGTGCCCTACATCATGTTTACGAACGGTAATCCGGCCCGGTCTAGCTATTTCTACACCGCTTACCTTTACGACAGCGCCTTCAAATACCACAAGATGGGTTACGCCAGCGCCATGGGCTGGATCATGTTTATCATCATCCTTATCCTGACCTTCGTCTCGCTAAAGCTCAGCGACCGGCACGTTCATTACCAGGGGAGCTAA
- a CDS encoding ABC transporter substrate-binding protein → MDRGAFTLPALAGVVLLAFGVSEALTKKPDLPGKVHVAYWEKWTDFEFQAMKDVVDDFNRSQDKIQVDILSVSSIQDKTLMAISGNVPPDLAGLYGPNVTQYADDHAVLPLDDMCREAGIKAEQYIPVFWDIGVARGHIYGLPATPGSIALHYNTKMFKEAGLDPDKPPQTFDELFAVSEKLTKVDPSGKVTLAGFLPAEPGWWNWMWGPFFGGRWWDGGTKITANCPENVRAYEWVQQFAKKYGPGQLQSFRSGFGNFSSPQNGFLAEHLAMVPQGVWMYNFIKKFSPNLQWKASPMPHPSDRPDLANGTLVDLDVLCIPRGAKHPKEAFEFIKYVQSQKGMEKLCLGQKKATPLRAVSPGFFEKHPNPFIQLFATLPYSKTLAVAPKLGIWPEYQSEIDSAFDSIMLMQKTPKQALDDIQARMQPKLDQYLTRLKVRGEE, encoded by the coding sequence GTGGATCGCGGAGCCTTCACTTTGCCGGCGTTGGCAGGCGTCGTTTTGCTCGCCTTTGGCGTGAGCGAGGCGCTGACCAAGAAGCCCGATCTTCCCGGCAAGGTACACGTCGCTTATTGGGAGAAGTGGACCGACTTCGAGTTTCAGGCGATGAAAGACGTCGTCGACGATTTCAACCGTTCGCAAGACAAGATCCAGGTCGACATCCTCTCCGTCAGCAGCATCCAGGACAAGACGCTAATGGCGATTTCGGGCAACGTGCCGCCGGACCTCGCCGGGCTGTACGGTCCCAATGTCACTCAGTACGCGGACGACCACGCCGTGCTTCCTCTGGACGACATGTGCCGCGAAGCCGGGATCAAGGCTGAGCAATACATTCCGGTTTTTTGGGATATCGGCGTTGCCCGAGGGCACATTTACGGTCTTCCCGCTACCCCCGGATCGATCGCCCTTCATTACAACACGAAGATGTTTAAGGAGGCCGGTCTAGACCCCGACAAGCCGCCCCAAACCTTCGACGAACTTTTCGCCGTTTCCGAAAAGCTCACCAAGGTCGATCCAAGTGGAAAGGTGACCCTGGCCGGGTTCCTACCTGCCGAGCCCGGGTGGTGGAACTGGATGTGGGGTCCGTTCTTCGGCGGCCGGTGGTGGGATGGCGGAACCAAGATCACGGCAAACTGTCCGGAAAACGTTCGGGCCTACGAGTGGGTTCAGCAGTTCGCCAAGAAATACGGGCCGGGGCAGCTCCAGTCTTTCCGAAGCGGCTTTGGCAACTTCTCCTCCCCCCAGAACGGATTCTTGGCCGAGCACCTGGCAATGGTTCCCCAGGGGGTCTGGATGTACAACTTCATCAAGAAGTTTTCGCCCAACCTGCAATGGAAGGCAAGCCCGATGCCCCATCCGAGCGATCGGCCCGATCTGGCCAACGGGACCCTCGTCGATCTCGACGTTCTTTGTATTCCGCGGGGAGCTAAGCATCCGAAAGAGGCGTTCGAATTCATCAAATACGTGCAGTCGCAAAAGGGAATGGAGAAGCTTTGCTTGGGACAGAAGAAGGCGACTCCGCTCAGAGCGGTGAGCCCTGGCTTCTTCGAGAAGCATCCGAACCCGTTTATCCAATTGTTCGCGACCTTGCCTTACAGCAAGACGCTGGCCGTCGCCCCCAAGCTCGGGATCTGGCCGGAGTACCAATCGGAGATCGACAGCGCGTTCGATTCGATCATGCTCATGCAGAAAACGCCGAAGCAGGCGCTGGATGACATTCAAGCGCGGATGCAGCCGAAGCTTGACCAATATCTGACGCGGTTGAAAGTGCGAGGTGAGGAATGA